One genomic window of Vicugna pacos chromosome 18, VicPac4, whole genome shotgun sequence includes the following:
- the MSRB1 gene encoding methionine-R-sulfoxide reductase B1 isoform X2, translating into MSFCSFFGGEVFQNHFEPGIYVCAKCGYELFSSRSKYAHSSPWPAFTETIHADSVAKRPEHNRPGAIKAKKLLPPRDSRRAAHIHPRWTPHRGHTLAIPPWKWNPRRSGLGEGG; encoded by the exons ATGTCGTTCTGCAGCTTCTTCGGGGGCGAGGTTTTCCAGAACCACTTTGAGCCGG GCATCTACGTGTGTGCCAAGTGTGGCTACGAGCTCTTCTCCAGCCGCTCCAAGTATGCGCACTCATCCCCATGGCCGGCCTTCACCGAGACCATCCATGCTGACAGTGTGGCCAAGCGTCCAGAGCATAATCGGCCTGGAGCCATAAAG GCAAAGAAACTTCTGCCTCCCAGGGACAGTAGGCGGGCAGCCCATATCCATCCTAGATGGACACCGCATCGTGGCCACACTCTGGCCATCCCACCTTGGAAGTGGAACCCCAGACGTTCAGGCTTGGGGGAGGGCGGGTAG
- the MSRB1 gene encoding methionine-R-sulfoxide reductase B1 isoform X1: MSFCSFFGGEVFQNHFEPGIYVCAKCGYELFSSRSKYAHSSPWPAFTETIHADSVAKRPEHNRPGAIKVSCGRCGNGLGHEFLNDGPKRGQSRFUIFSSSLKFIPKGKETSASQGQ; the protein is encoded by the exons ATGTCGTTCTGCAGCTTCTTCGGGGGCGAGGTTTTCCAGAACCACTTTGAGCCGG GCATCTACGTGTGTGCCAAGTGTGGCTACGAGCTCTTCTCCAGCCGCTCCAAGTATGCGCACTCATCCCCATGGCCGGCCTTCACCGAGACCATCCATGCTGACAGTGTGGCCAAGCGTCCAGAGCATAATCGGCCTGGAGCCATAAAG GTGTCCTGTGGCAGGTGTGGCAACGGGCTGGGCCATGAGTTCCTGAATGATGGCCCCAAGCGGGGACAGTCCCGTTTCTGAATATTCAGCAGCTCGCTGAAGTTTATCCCTAAAG GCAAAGAAACTTCTGCCTCCCAGGGACAGTAG
- the RPL3L gene encoding ribosomal protein uL3-like isoform X1, whose amino-acid sequence MTAVRKQPLIFEHGRRPGSHRKFSAPRHGHLGFLPHKRSRRHRGKVKTWPRDDPSRPVHLTAFLGYKAGMTHTLREVHRPGLKISKREEVEAVTIVETPPLVVVGVVGYVATPRGLRSFKTIFAEHLSDECRRRFYKDWHKSKKKAFTKACRRWRDADGKKQLQRDFAAMKKYCKVIRVIVHTQMKLLPFRQKKAHIMEIQLNGGTVAEKVAWAQARLEKQVPVHSVFSQSEVIDVIAVTKGRGVKGVTSRWHTKKLPRKTHKGLRKVACIGAWHPARVGCSIARAGQKGYHHRTEFNKKIYRIGRGLHTEDGKVVKNNASTSYDMTDKSITPLGGFPHYGEVNNDFVMLKGCIAGTKKRVITLRKSLLVQHSRRSLENIELKFIDTTSKFGHGRFQTAQEKRAFMGPQKRHLEKEKPETSGDL is encoded by the exons ATGACTGCGGTCCGCAAACAACCCTTAATATTTGAACATGGCCGGAGACCAGGG TCCCACCGGAAGTTCTCTGCCCCTCGGCATGGACATCTGGGCTTCCTGCCACACAAGAGGAGCCGCCGGCATCGGGGCAAAGTGAAGACGTGGCCTCGGGACGACCCCAGCCGGCCTGTGCATCTCACGGCTTTCCTGGGCTACAAGGCTGGCATGACGCACACTCTGCGGGAGGTGCACCGGCCAGGGCTCA AAATTTCCAAGcgggaggaggtggaggcagtGACGATTGTGGAGACACCGCCTCTGGTGGTGGTGGGTGTCGTGGGCTACGTGGCCACCCCTCGAGGCCTGCGGAGCTTCAAGACCATCTTTGCGGAACATCTCAGTGACGAGTGCCGCCGCCGCTTCTACAAGGACTG GCACAAGAGCAAGAAGAAAGCCTTCACCAAGGCCTGCAGGAGGTGGCGGGACGCCGATGGCAAGAAGCAGCTGCAGAGGGACTTTGCTGCCATGAAGAAGTACTGCAAGGTCATTCGGGTCATCGTCCACACCCAG ATGAAGCTGCTGCCCTTCCGGCAGAAGAAGGCCCACATCATGGAGATCCAGCTGAATGGTGGCACGGTGGCCGAGAaggtggcctgggcccaggcccggCTGGAGAAGCAGGTGCCAGTGCACAGCGTGTTCAGCCAGAGCGAGGTCATTGATGTCATTGCTGTCACCAAGGGCCGGGGAGTCAaag GGGTTACAAGCCGCTGGCACACCAAGAAGCTGCCGAGGAAGACCCATAAGGGACTGCGCAAAGTGGCCTGCATTGGCGCCTGGCACCCTGCCCGCGTGGGCTGCTCCATTGCCCGGGCTGGGCAGAAGGGCTACCACCACCGCACGGAGTTCAACAAGAAG ATCTACCGCATTGGCCGGGGGCTGCACACAGAGGATGGGAAGGTGGTTAAGAACAACGCATCCACCAGTTATGACATGACCGACAAGTCCATCACACCACTG GGCGGCTTCCCCCACTATGGGGAAGTCAACAACGACTTCGTCATGCTGAAGGGTTGCATCGCTGGCACCAAGAAGCGGGTCATCACCCTGAGGAAG tccctcctggTGCAGCACAGCCGCCGGTCCTTGGAGAACATTGAGCTCAAGTTCATTGATACCACCTCCAAGTTTGGCCACGGCCGCTTCCAGACAGCCCAAGAGAAGAGGGCCTTCATG ggtCCTCAGAAGAGGCATCTTGAGAAGGAAAAGCCGGAGACCTCGGGAGACTTGTAG
- the RPL3L gene encoding ribosomal protein uL3-like isoform X3, with the protein MTHTLREVHRPGLKISKREEVEAVTIVETPPLVVVGVVGYVATPRGLRSFKTIFAEHLSDECRRRFYKDWHKSKKKAFTKACRRWRDADGKKQLQRDFAAMKKYCKVIRVIVHTQMKLLPFRQKKAHIMEIQLNGGTVAEKVAWAQARLEKQVPVHSVFSQSEVIDVIAVTKGRGVKGVTSRWHTKKLPRKTHKGLRKVACIGAWHPARVGCSIARAGQKGYHHRTEFNKKIYRIGRGLHTEDGKVVKNNASTSYDMTDKSITPLGGFPHYGEVNNDFVMLKGCIAGTKKRVITLRKSLLVQHSRRSLENIELKFIDTTSKFGHGRFQTAQEKRAFMGPQKRHLEKEKPETSGDL; encoded by the exons ATGACGCACACTCTGCGGGAGGTGCACCGGCCAGGGCTCA AAATTTCCAAGcgggaggaggtggaggcagtGACGATTGTGGAGACACCGCCTCTGGTGGTGGTGGGTGTCGTGGGCTACGTGGCCACCCCTCGAGGCCTGCGGAGCTTCAAGACCATCTTTGCGGAACATCTCAGTGACGAGTGCCGCCGCCGCTTCTACAAGGACTG GCACAAGAGCAAGAAGAAAGCCTTCACCAAGGCCTGCAGGAGGTGGCGGGACGCCGATGGCAAGAAGCAGCTGCAGAGGGACTTTGCTGCCATGAAGAAGTACTGCAAGGTCATTCGGGTCATCGTCCACACCCAG ATGAAGCTGCTGCCCTTCCGGCAGAAGAAGGCCCACATCATGGAGATCCAGCTGAATGGTGGCACGGTGGCCGAGAaggtggcctgggcccaggcccggCTGGAGAAGCAGGTGCCAGTGCACAGCGTGTTCAGCCAGAGCGAGGTCATTGATGTCATTGCTGTCACCAAGGGCCGGGGAGTCAaag GGGTTACAAGCCGCTGGCACACCAAGAAGCTGCCGAGGAAGACCCATAAGGGACTGCGCAAAGTGGCCTGCATTGGCGCCTGGCACCCTGCCCGCGTGGGCTGCTCCATTGCCCGGGCTGGGCAGAAGGGCTACCACCACCGCACGGAGTTCAACAAGAAG ATCTACCGCATTGGCCGGGGGCTGCACACAGAGGATGGGAAGGTGGTTAAGAACAACGCATCCACCAGTTATGACATGACCGACAAGTCCATCACACCACTG GGCGGCTTCCCCCACTATGGGGAAGTCAACAACGACTTCGTCATGCTGAAGGGTTGCATCGCTGGCACCAAGAAGCGGGTCATCACCCTGAGGAAG tccctcctggTGCAGCACAGCCGCCGGTCCTTGGAGAACATTGAGCTCAAGTTCATTGATACCACCTCCAAGTTTGGCCACGGCCGCTTCCAGACAGCCCAAGAGAAGAGGGCCTTCATG ggtCCTCAGAAGAGGCATCTTGAGAAGGAAAAGCCGGAGACCTCGGGAGACTTGTAG
- the RPL3L gene encoding ribosomal protein uL3-like isoform X2, which produces MSHRKFSAPRHGHLGFLPHKRSRRHRGKVKTWPRDDPSRPVHLTAFLGYKAGMTHTLREVHRPGLKISKREEVEAVTIVETPPLVVVGVVGYVATPRGLRSFKTIFAEHLSDECRRRFYKDWHKSKKKAFTKACRRWRDADGKKQLQRDFAAMKKYCKVIRVIVHTQMKLLPFRQKKAHIMEIQLNGGTVAEKVAWAQARLEKQVPVHSVFSQSEVIDVIAVTKGRGVKGVTSRWHTKKLPRKTHKGLRKVACIGAWHPARVGCSIARAGQKGYHHRTEFNKKIYRIGRGLHTEDGKVVKNNASTSYDMTDKSITPLGGFPHYGEVNNDFVMLKGCIAGTKKRVITLRKSLLVQHSRRSLENIELKFIDTTSKFGHGRFQTAQEKRAFMGPQKRHLEKEKPETSGDL; this is translated from the exons ATG TCCCACCGGAAGTTCTCTGCCCCTCGGCATGGACATCTGGGCTTCCTGCCACACAAGAGGAGCCGCCGGCATCGGGGCAAAGTGAAGACGTGGCCTCGGGACGACCCCAGCCGGCCTGTGCATCTCACGGCTTTCCTGGGCTACAAGGCTGGCATGACGCACACTCTGCGGGAGGTGCACCGGCCAGGGCTCA AAATTTCCAAGcgggaggaggtggaggcagtGACGATTGTGGAGACACCGCCTCTGGTGGTGGTGGGTGTCGTGGGCTACGTGGCCACCCCTCGAGGCCTGCGGAGCTTCAAGACCATCTTTGCGGAACATCTCAGTGACGAGTGCCGCCGCCGCTTCTACAAGGACTG GCACAAGAGCAAGAAGAAAGCCTTCACCAAGGCCTGCAGGAGGTGGCGGGACGCCGATGGCAAGAAGCAGCTGCAGAGGGACTTTGCTGCCATGAAGAAGTACTGCAAGGTCATTCGGGTCATCGTCCACACCCAG ATGAAGCTGCTGCCCTTCCGGCAGAAGAAGGCCCACATCATGGAGATCCAGCTGAATGGTGGCACGGTGGCCGAGAaggtggcctgggcccaggcccggCTGGAGAAGCAGGTGCCAGTGCACAGCGTGTTCAGCCAGAGCGAGGTCATTGATGTCATTGCTGTCACCAAGGGCCGGGGAGTCAaag GGGTTACAAGCCGCTGGCACACCAAGAAGCTGCCGAGGAAGACCCATAAGGGACTGCGCAAAGTGGCCTGCATTGGCGCCTGGCACCCTGCCCGCGTGGGCTGCTCCATTGCCCGGGCTGGGCAGAAGGGCTACCACCACCGCACGGAGTTCAACAAGAAG ATCTACCGCATTGGCCGGGGGCTGCACACAGAGGATGGGAAGGTGGTTAAGAACAACGCATCCACCAGTTATGACATGACCGACAAGTCCATCACACCACTG GGCGGCTTCCCCCACTATGGGGAAGTCAACAACGACTTCGTCATGCTGAAGGGTTGCATCGCTGGCACCAAGAAGCGGGTCATCACCCTGAGGAAG tccctcctggTGCAGCACAGCCGCCGGTCCTTGGAGAACATTGAGCTCAAGTTCATTGATACCACCTCCAAGTTTGGCCACGGCCGCTTCCAGACAGCCCAAGAGAAGAGGGCCTTCATG ggtCCTCAGAAGAGGCATCTTGAGAAGGAAAAGCCGGAGACCTCGGGAGACTTGTAG